Proteins encoded together in one Microbacterium sp. ABRD28 window:
- the cydD gene encoding thiol reductant ABC exporter subunit CydD: MARPVDPRLLRYAAASRPFFALLVLIGFAQAVVVVAFAWLLTQAIVGAIDGMPPAELAGILTALVAVVALRAALAWVREAAAARAAARAQSELRAAVLAAIDRLGPGWLAGRNTARLAVTAGRGLEAMEAYFGRYLPQLVLTAVATPLLVAVMWWQDWVSALTVALTLPLIPLFMVLIGLATRSVQKRQWDTLGRLAARFADTVRGLGTLKLYQRQDRAVSSIGETTARYRRETMTVLRVSFLSGFALEFLASIAVAIVAVSIGFRLLDGALPLAVGLFVLLLAPEAYLPLRQVGVQFHAAAEGVAATEEVFDVLDAAGDTAPAGDDRPFPSDAAGQGPGGGEEGLVVEGLRVRRGDVFLAAVDLTAAPGTVTLLTGPSGAGKSSLFAALRGAAAAEGTATWQGRDVRALSPADWLAWAGQDAGLLHGSVADNVALGDPDPDEALVRRALHLACADGVSPDTGLGVRGAGLSGGQAQRVAVARAFYRLLRDPAGRGARLLALDEPSAALDADTEERLWRSVRILADEGAAVLLISHRASARRIADRIASMTAETIPVPEARHVAA; the protein is encoded by the coding sequence ATGGCTCGTCCCGTCGACCCTCGGCTTCTCCGCTACGCCGCGGCATCCCGTCCGTTCTTCGCGCTCCTCGTGCTGATCGGGTTCGCTCAGGCGGTGGTGGTCGTCGCCTTCGCCTGGCTGCTCACGCAGGCGATCGTCGGCGCGATCGACGGGATGCCGCCGGCCGAGCTCGCCGGGATCCTCACCGCACTGGTGGCGGTCGTCGCCCTCCGCGCCGCGCTCGCCTGGGTGCGTGAGGCTGCGGCGGCGCGGGCCGCGGCCCGCGCGCAGTCAGAACTGCGAGCAGCCGTCCTCGCCGCCATCGACCGCCTGGGCCCCGGCTGGCTCGCCGGCCGCAACACCGCACGGCTGGCCGTCACCGCCGGCCGAGGGCTCGAGGCGATGGAGGCCTACTTCGGCCGCTACCTGCCGCAGCTGGTTCTCACCGCCGTGGCCACGCCGCTGCTGGTGGCGGTGATGTGGTGGCAGGACTGGGTCTCGGCCCTCACCGTCGCACTGACCCTCCCGCTCATTCCGCTGTTCATGGTGCTCATCGGCCTTGCGACCCGGTCAGTGCAGAAGCGGCAGTGGGACACGCTCGGCCGGCTGGCCGCCCGCTTCGCCGACACCGTGCGGGGCCTGGGCACCCTGAAGCTCTACCAGCGCCAGGACCGCGCGGTCTCCTCGATCGGCGAGACCACCGCCCGGTACCGCCGCGAGACGATGACCGTGCTGAGGGTGTCGTTCCTGTCGGGTTTCGCCCTGGAGTTCCTCGCCAGCATCGCCGTGGCCATCGTCGCGGTCTCGATCGGCTTCCGACTCCTCGACGGCGCGCTGCCCCTCGCCGTGGGCCTGTTCGTCCTCCTCCTCGCCCCCGAGGCGTATCTGCCGCTGCGTCAGGTGGGCGTGCAGTTCCATGCGGCGGCCGAAGGCGTCGCCGCGACCGAGGAGGTCTTCGACGTGCTCGACGCCGCCGGCGACACCGCTCCCGCCGGCGATGATCGGCCGTTCCCATCGGATGCCGCGGGGCAGGGTCCGGGCGGAGGGGAAGAGGGTCTCGTCGTGGAGGGCCTGCGGGTACGCCGTGGCGACGTCTTCCTCGCCGCGGTCGACCTCACGGCGGCACCCGGCACCGTCACCCTCCTCACCGGCCCGAGCGGAGCAGGCAAGAGCAGCCTGTTCGCGGCGCTCCGCGGAGCTGCCGCTGCCGAGGGCACGGCGACCTGGCAGGGACGGGATGTCCGGGCGCTCTCTCCCGCGGATTGGCTGGCGTGGGCGGGTCAGGACGCGGGCCTTCTCCACGGCAGCGTCGCGGACAACGTCGCCCTCGGCGATCCCGACCCGGATGAGGCGCTGGTGCGCCGCGCGCTGCACCTCGCGTGCGCGGACGGGGTCTCTCCCGACACCGGTCTGGGCGTGCGCGGAGCCGGTCTCTCGGGGGGCCAGGCCCAGCGCGTCGCCGTGGCGCGGGCGTTCTACCGCCTGCTCCGCGACCCGGCTGGTCGCGGTGCCCGCCTGCTCGCGCTCGACGAACCGAGCGCCGCTCTCGACGCCGACACCGAGGAGCGCCTCTGGCGCTCGGTGCGCATCCTCGCCGACGAGGGTGCCGCGGTGCTGCTGATCTCCCACCGTGCCAGCGCGCGCCGGATCGCCGACCGCATCGCGTCGATGACCGCGGAGACGATCCCCGTCCCGGAGGCCCGTCATGTCGCAGCCTGA
- a CDS encoding ABC transporter permease has protein sequence MTSDSRSLRSAPAPAVPPILAVPAVLGLALLVVPLAALVSRAQWSTLWADVTSPPAVSALLLSLQTGLAATALCIILGIPLALVIARASTRTAAVLRAVVTVPLVLPPMVGGVALLFLFGRNGWLGPALDAVGIRLPFTTTAVVLAQAFVALPFLVLALEGSLRAIGSRFEEAAGALGAGHWTILARITLPLAAPGLIAGVILCFARAVGEFGATALFAGNAPGVTQTMPLAIYSAFNGAGVAQGTGVALSLLLLVTALVVLLLVRAWRPGSLR, from the coding sequence ATGACCTCCGACTCGCGCTCGCTCCGATCGGCGCCCGCCCCCGCGGTTCCTCCGATCCTCGCCGTCCCTGCCGTCCTGGGACTCGCCCTGCTCGTCGTCCCCCTGGCCGCGCTGGTGTCGCGGGCGCAGTGGTCGACGCTCTGGGCGGACGTGACCTCGCCCCCGGCGGTGTCGGCGCTGCTGCTGTCGCTGCAGACCGGACTCGCGGCCACGGCGCTGTGCATCATCCTCGGCATCCCCCTCGCGCTCGTGATCGCGCGCGCCTCGACGCGGACCGCTGCTGTTCTGCGTGCGGTCGTCACCGTTCCGCTGGTCCTCCCGCCGATGGTGGGCGGGGTGGCGCTGCTGTTCCTCTTCGGCCGCAACGGCTGGCTCGGTCCTGCACTGGATGCCGTCGGCATCCGACTGCCCTTCACCACCACCGCCGTCGTCCTCGCCCAGGCCTTCGTCGCGCTGCCGTTCCTCGTCCTCGCTCTGGAAGGGTCGCTGCGGGCGATCGGGAGCCGGTTCGAGGAGGCGGCAGGCGCGCTCGGCGCCGGTCACTGGACGATCCTCGCCCGCATCACTCTTCCGCTGGCCGCACCGGGGCTCATCGCCGGTGTCATCCTCTGCTTCGCTCGGGCGGTGGGGGAGTTCGGCGCGACGGCACTGTTCGCGGGGAACGCCCCGGGGGTCACCCAGACCATGCCGCTCGCCATCTACAGCGCCTTCAACGGTGCGGGCGTGGCGCAGGGGACCGGAGTGGCTCTGTCGCTCCTCCTGCTCGTCACCGCCCTGGTGGTCCTGCTCCTCGTCCGTGCCTGGCGACCGGGGAGCCTCCGGTGA
- a CDS encoding ThiF family adenylyltransferase, which produces MPLPPLVDPAPLLDPAEQERTLRHAALAGLGEIGQRRLAAAHVAVIGAGGLGSPVILALAAAGVGTLTVIDDDVVDLSNLQRQVLHRVADLGRPKTDSVERVTRDLSPTTRVHARRERLTAHNAADLLRGADLVVDGSDSFVTREAVARATETLGVPLVWGALQGAAAQVTVFWSTPPDGAARVVLDDLYPTGSAHDAPSCAEAGVLGPLCLQVGGLLATEAVKLIAGVGEPLLGRILVVDAWAGAVRDVPLAPARRSSPAPIVAATDILEIEPERLAEKLDTGAVLLDVREPWETARGVIPGSVLRPLADVLAAPTALASPAGDGPVVVVCQAGGRARRAAEALRATGVDASVLRGGYTAWIAAAGAPAGANT; this is translated from the coding sequence ATGCCGTTGCCACCCCTTGTCGACCCGGCACCGCTGCTCGACCCCGCCGAGCAGGAGCGGACGCTCCGACACGCCGCCCTGGCCGGGCTCGGCGAGATCGGTCAGCGGCGCCTCGCTGCCGCGCACGTCGCCGTCATCGGGGCCGGAGGGCTCGGCTCGCCGGTCATCCTCGCGCTCGCCGCCGCGGGCGTGGGAACCCTGACCGTCATCGACGACGACGTGGTGGATCTGTCCAACCTCCAGCGTCAGGTCCTGCACCGCGTGGCCGATCTCGGCAGACCCAAGACCGACAGCGTCGAACGCGTCACCCGCGACCTGTCCCCCACCACTCGCGTCCACGCGCGGCGAGAGCGCCTGACCGCTCACAACGCGGCCGATCTGCTCCGCGGCGCCGATCTCGTCGTCGACGGCAGCGACAGCTTCGTCACCCGGGAGGCCGTGGCGAGGGCGACCGAGACGCTCGGGGTGCCGCTGGTGTGGGGAGCCCTGCAGGGGGCCGCCGCTCAGGTGACCGTGTTCTGGTCGACCCCGCCGGACGGCGCCGCGCGGGTCGTCCTCGACGACCTCTACCCCACCGGGTCGGCTCACGACGCCCCCTCGTGCGCCGAGGCGGGAGTCCTCGGCCCCCTGTGCCTGCAGGTCGGCGGACTGCTCGCGACCGAGGCGGTGAAGCTCATCGCCGGCGTCGGCGAGCCGCTCCTCGGCCGCATCCTGGTGGTCGACGCCTGGGCGGGTGCGGTGCGTGACGTGCCGCTGGCGCCCGCGCGACGATCCTCCCCCGCGCCGATCGTCGCCGCGACCGACATCCTCGAGATCGAACCGGAGCGACTGGCCGAGAAGCTCGACACGGGGGCGGTGCTGCTCGACGTCCGCGAACCGTGGGAGACCGCCCGCGGCGTCATCCCGGGTTCTGTTCTCCGCCCCCTTGCCGACGTGCTCGCCGCGCCCACCGCGCTCGCAAGCCCCGCCGGCGACGGTCCCGTCGTGGTCGTCTGCCAGGCGGGCGGCCGCGCCCGGCGGGCCGCCGAGGCGCTTCGCGCCACCGGTGTCGACGCCTCGGTGCTCCGGGGCGGTTACACGGCGTGGATCGCCGCGGCAGGCGCACCCGCCGGAGCGAACACGTGA
- a CDS encoding ABC transporter ATP-binding protein, which yields MTAGRLEVEVDDQARGDIRLSVSFVAEPGEVVGIMGPSGAGKSTLLGVIAGTVRLDSGRVVRDGRVLSAPGRLVPAAAREVVLLGQDARLFPHLSAAENIAFGPRARGVSRSKARSDAASWLERVGLAGLGDRRPGELSGGQQQRVALARALVTDPAVLLLDEPFTSLDPVTADDLRAVLRDQLAATGVTAVVVTHDALDAAVLTDTLIVVEAGRVSQRGPTREVLATPATAFVARIAGLNRVEGVARDGAWERAGRRVVPADAASRALLVTGGRVWAVFRPSAAAIGAPDGGGGAAAEGVGGWSARIVRHEATPSGVRLHTDEPPLFVDADLAAAARFPVGADVTVTLDEAAVRLTPDTRAVPHAGRVDSRRAAPSPLPPR from the coding sequence GTGACGGCGGGGCGACTCGAGGTCGAGGTCGACGACCAGGCGCGCGGCGACATCCGGCTGTCGGTGTCGTTCGTCGCCGAGCCGGGCGAGGTCGTGGGCATCATGGGTCCGAGCGGTGCGGGCAAGTCCACGCTCCTCGGAGTGATCGCGGGAACGGTGCGGCTGGACTCGGGACGCGTCGTCCGGGACGGACGTGTGCTGTCGGCCCCCGGACGCCTCGTGCCGGCCGCGGCACGCGAGGTGGTGCTGCTCGGCCAGGACGCGCGGCTGTTCCCGCACCTCTCCGCTGCCGAGAACATCGCGTTCGGGCCGCGGGCGCGCGGCGTCTCGCGGTCGAAGGCGCGCTCCGACGCGGCATCCTGGCTCGAACGGGTGGGCCTGGCGGGCCTCGGCGATCGGCGGCCCGGAGAACTCTCGGGCGGTCAGCAGCAACGGGTGGCCCTCGCACGCGCGCTCGTGACCGACCCGGCCGTGCTGCTGCTGGATGAACCCTTCACCTCGCTCGACCCCGTCACCGCTGACGACCTGCGCGCGGTGCTGCGCGATCAGCTCGCCGCGACGGGCGTCACCGCCGTCGTCGTCACCCATGACGCTCTTGATGCCGCGGTGCTCACCGACACCCTGATCGTCGTCGAAGCCGGTCGCGTCAGCCAGCGCGGGCCGACCCGCGAGGTGCTCGCCACCCCGGCGACGGCGTTCGTCGCGCGCATCGCGGGTCTGAACCGGGTCGAGGGGGTTGCGCGGGACGGAGCCTGGGAGCGCGCAGGGCGGCGGGTCGTTCCCGCGGATGCCGCCTCGCGCGCCCTTCTCGTGACGGGTGGGCGGGTGTGGGCGGTGTTCCGCCCCTCGGCGGCGGCGATCGGGGCACCCGACGGCGGTGGCGGCGCCGCGGCGGAGGGAGTGGGCGGATGGTCGGCGCGGATCGTCCGGCACGAGGCCACGCCCTCGGGGGTGCGTCTGCACACCGACGAGCCTCCCCTCTTCGTCGATGCCGACCTGGCCGCCGCCGCGCGCTTCCCCGTCGGCGCCGACGTCACCGTCACGCTCGACGAGGCGGCGGTCCGGCTGACACCTGACACGCGCGCCGTCCCGCACGCCGGCCGCGTAGACTCCCGGCGTGCCGCGCCTTCGCCCCTTCCGCCCCGGTGA
- the modA gene encoding molybdate ABC transporter substrate-binding protein encodes MTGAPSTGRARSRRHIRRVTIGALAAAAVILSGCAGSAPTSPSPGSAQGGLTGSLTVYAAASLQSAFDDLLTVFAEEHPDVAVQPLVTDGSSALATQIIEGAPADVFASADERIMQQAVDAGVAADPVVFAANTLVLVTPTGNPAGIAGLADLVDATVVLCEPDVPCGAASRTLLQNAGVSLTPASLEQNVTAVVTKVAAGEADAGLVYATDVVGRDDVEVIVPGGAADVVNLYPIAVTTGAASDEVARAFVDLVTGPEGQRVLADAGFASAGP; translated from the coding sequence GTGACGGGCGCTCCCTCGACCGGTCGTGCGAGATCTCGACGTCACATCCGTCGTGTCACGATCGGTGCTCTCGCGGCAGCCGCCGTCATCCTCAGCGGTTGCGCCGGGTCGGCCCCGACCTCGCCGTCGCCGGGTTCTGCCCAGGGAGGACTCACAGGGAGCCTCACGGTCTACGCGGCGGCGTCCCTGCAGAGCGCGTTCGATGATCTCCTGACGGTCTTCGCCGAGGAGCATCCGGATGTCGCGGTGCAGCCTCTCGTCACCGACGGATCATCGGCCCTCGCCACCCAGATCATCGAGGGGGCGCCCGCTGATGTGTTCGCCAGTGCCGATGAGCGCATCATGCAGCAGGCGGTCGACGCCGGGGTTGCGGCCGATCCGGTGGTCTTCGCCGCGAACACCCTGGTCCTCGTCACCCCGACGGGCAACCCCGCGGGCATCGCAGGGCTCGCCGACCTCGTCGATGCGACGGTGGTGCTGTGCGAGCCCGATGTCCCGTGCGGCGCCGCCTCGAGGACGCTCCTCCAGAACGCAGGGGTGAGTCTCACCCCCGCGAGCCTGGAGCAGAACGTCACGGCGGTGGTGACCAAGGTCGCCGCCGGCGAGGCCGACGCGGGCCTGGTGTACGCCACCGACGTCGTCGGCCGCGATGACGTCGAGGTGATCGTGCCCGGCGGAGCCGCGGACGTGGTCAACCTGTACCCGATCGCGGTGACCACCGGGGCCGCCTCCGACGAGGTCGCCCGCGCCTTCGTCGACCTCGTCACCGGTCCCGAGGGGCAGCGTGTGCTCGCCGACGCCGGGTTCGCGTCTGCCGGACCATGA
- the cydC gene encoding thiol reductant ABC exporter subunit CydC, translating into MSQPEARTSARSILRGALPPAPRWVPTIVTGLAAEASAVALLAVSAWLIVRASEQPPVLYLSLAVVGVRFFALSRAAARYLERLFGHDAALGQLVRTRTDLVRRLVPLAPDGLSRTRSGSVLGALVDDVDELQDLPLRVIQPLASSALVAALSVILVGLVWWAAALTLLACLALAAVTAAVWGWAAGSRAERAVAPLRARVTEALMDHFSALDVLHAYGATETSRARIDAADRALRRAVVRRAGAQAATTAVVSVAAGVASIAAVLVSAPAVASGALSGPGLAVVVLVPMAVFEVFTVVPLAAAAWRRVHAAATRIADAVPDALPTELVSDRPGPPTGMGPSLGEGLSLRGVTARWPGSAEAVLRGVDLDVAPGERVLVSGASGAGKTTLAHVLVRFLEAGGDYTIGGVPVTAFSSDDVRRTIGLVEQHPMLFDDNIRQNLLFARPTASDAHLERALERVGLWDWVGRRGGLDARVGERGAWVSGGQAQRLALARALLRGFPVLVLDEPTAGVDPAAADELLRDLLSAAGSEQAVILISHADVPAGGVDRVVRLEAGRVVREVGATTP; encoded by the coding sequence ATGTCGCAGCCTGAAGCCCGGACGAGCGCTCGCTCGATCCTCCGCGGCGCGCTGCCACCGGCGCCGCGGTGGGTGCCGACGATCGTGACCGGCCTCGCCGCGGAGGCATCAGCGGTCGCACTGCTGGCGGTCAGCGCATGGCTCATCGTGCGCGCGTCGGAGCAGCCGCCGGTGCTGTACCTCTCGCTCGCGGTCGTCGGGGTGCGCTTCTTCGCCCTCTCCCGGGCCGCCGCCCGCTATCTCGAGCGCCTGTTCGGACACGACGCCGCCCTCGGCCAGCTCGTGCGCACCCGCACCGACCTCGTCCGCCGCCTCGTTCCCCTCGCCCCCGACGGCCTCAGCCGGACGCGGAGCGGCTCGGTGCTCGGCGCCCTCGTCGACGATGTCGACGAGCTGCAGGACCTCCCCCTCCGGGTCATCCAGCCCCTCGCCTCCTCGGCGCTCGTGGCAGCGCTGTCGGTGATCCTCGTCGGGCTGGTGTGGTGGGCTGCGGCCCTCACCCTGCTGGCCTGCCTGGCGCTGGCCGCCGTCACCGCCGCGGTGTGGGGCTGGGCTGCCGGGTCACGCGCCGAGCGCGCTGTGGCGCCCCTGCGGGCGCGGGTCACAGAGGCCCTGATGGATCACTTCTCCGCCCTCGACGTCCTCCACGCCTACGGCGCGACCGAGACCAGTCGCGCCCGGATCGACGCCGCCGATCGCGCCCTCCGCCGCGCCGTCGTGCGTCGCGCCGGAGCTCAGGCCGCGACGACCGCGGTCGTGTCGGTCGCGGCCGGCGTCGCATCGATCGCCGCCGTGCTCGTCAGCGCGCCCGCCGTGGCCTCGGGGGCGCTGTCCGGTCCCGGACTCGCGGTCGTCGTCCTCGTACCGATGGCGGTCTTCGAGGTCTTCACCGTCGTGCCGCTGGCGGCGGCAGCGTGGCGGCGCGTGCACGCCGCGGCGACCCGCATCGCCGACGCGGTGCCGGACGCCCTTCCGACCGAGCTCGTGTCCGATCGGCCGGGGCCACCCACCGGAATGGGCCCGTCCCTGGGGGAAGGGCTGTCCCTGCGGGGCGTGACGGCGAGGTGGCCGGGCAGCGCGGAGGCCGTGCTGCGCGGCGTCGACCTGGACGTCGCCCCCGGCGAGCGCGTGCTGGTGTCGGGCGCGAGCGGGGCGGGGAAGACCACGCTCGCGCACGTGCTGGTGCGCTTCCTCGAGGCCGGCGGCGACTACACGATCGGCGGCGTTCCGGTCACCGCGTTCTCGTCCGACGACGTCCGCCGCACGATCGGTCTCGTCGAGCAGCATCCGATGCTCTTCGATGACAACATCCGCCAGAACCTGCTGTTCGCACGGCCCACCGCGAGCGACGCGCACCTGGAGCGGGCCCTCGAACGGGTGGGGCTGTGGGACTGGGTCGGTCGGCGCGGGGGCCTCGACGCGCGAGTCGGCGAGCGCGGCGCCTGGGTCTCGGGGGGCCAGGCCCAGCGGCTCGCCCTCGCCCGAGCGCTCCTGCGCGGCTTCCCCGTCCTCGTCCTCGACGAACCCACCGCCGGCGTCGATCCGGCTGCCGCTGATGAGCTTCTTCGCGACCTCCTCTCGGCCGCCGGGTCCGAGCAGGCCGTGATCCTCATCTCGCACGCCGACGTCCCCGCGGGCGGTGTGGATCGCGTGGTGCGCCTGGAGGCCGGCCGCGTCGTCCGCGAGGTGGGCGCGACGACGCCGTAG
- a CDS encoding TOBE domain-containing protein, producing the protein MPNFRISDAAALLGVSDDTVRRWIDQGTLETTGAVPAEISGTVLAAHALALAKQAGDPTGVLSSARNRFVGLVTRVQRDGVMAQVDIQCGPHRVVSLMSSEAVDDLGLEVGSLAVASVKATTVTVEVPR; encoded by the coding sequence GTGCCGAATTTTCGGATCTCAGACGCCGCGGCCCTTCTGGGGGTGAGCGATGACACGGTGCGCCGATGGATCGATCAGGGAACGCTCGAGACCACGGGTGCGGTCCCGGCGGAGATCTCGGGAACCGTCCTGGCCGCACACGCGCTCGCCCTGGCGAAGCAGGCGGGCGACCCCACCGGGGTTCTCTCCAGCGCCCGCAACCGCTTCGTGGGGCTCGTGACCCGCGTGCAGCGAGACGGCGTCATGGCCCAGGTCGACATCCAGTGCGGGCCGCACCGGGTGGTGTCGCTCATGTCGTCCGAAGCGGTCGACGACCTGGGGCTCGAGGTCGGGTCGCTCGCAGTGGCGTCGGTCAAGGCCACCACGGTGACCGTGGAGGTCCCCCGGTGA
- a CDS encoding GNAT family N-acetyltransferase, whose product MPRLRPFRPGDEPALAEICLRTADDGADAAGVLPDDDLWAALFVLPYVARHPDLASVVETDDGRVAGYLVGTSDTAAFEGWFARDWWPRVAPHRPGREGAEGRHADLLNDAAARGTSAHPYAGEYPAHLHIDLLPEVQGQGWGRLLIAGFVQTLRDRGVPGVHLVASAGNTGALAFYRRLGFAALPSTPGSQAFGMRLD is encoded by the coding sequence GTGCCGCGCCTTCGCCCCTTCCGCCCCGGTGACGAACCGGCGCTCGCCGAGATCTGTCTGCGCACCGCCGACGACGGCGCCGACGCGGCCGGCGTGCTGCCCGATGACGATCTCTGGGCCGCGCTCTTCGTCCTCCCCTACGTCGCGCGGCACCCCGACCTGGCCTCGGTCGTCGAGACCGATGACGGTCGGGTCGCCGGTTACCTCGTCGGAACTTCTGACACCGCCGCGTTCGAGGGCTGGTTCGCGCGCGACTGGTGGCCGCGGGTCGCCCCGCACCGTCCCGGGAGGGAGGGGGCCGAGGGGCGCCACGCCGACCTGCTGAACGACGCCGCCGCTCGGGGGACGAGCGCACATCCGTATGCCGGCGAGTATCCCGCTCACCTGCACATCGACCTCCTCCCCGAAGTGCAGGGACAGGGGTGGGGGCGCCTGCTCATCGCCGGCTTCGTCCAGACGCTCCGGGACCGGGGCGTGCCGGGTGTGCACCTCGTCGCCTCCGCCGGCAACACCGGGGCGCTGGCGTTCTATCGTCGCCTGGGCTTCGCGGCGCTGCCGTCGACGCCCGGGAGTCAGGCCTTCGGGATGCGTCTGGACTGA
- a CDS encoding SDR family oxidoreductase, with amino-acid sequence MDDLSAPTGREAALVAVARDDGTAPRALVLGATGYIGGRLVPRLLNAGYRVRVLARDPRRVAAFAWGERVEIVSGDAADATVMTGAAADVDVLYYLVHSMSAGRGFETADREAAETVAHAAARAGVARLVYLGGLHPEGVPLSAHLRSRVEVGQVFLDSGVPTLVLQAGVVIGSGSASFEMVRHLTDVLPYMPAPRWVRNRIQPIAVRDVLHYLLGAARVAPDVNRAVDIGGPDVLRYGQMMNGYALEAGLPQRAIAALPVLTPRLASHWVNLVTPIPRSIARPLVESLQNECVMKDNDVDALIPRPEGGLMPYREAVARALGRVAEDAIETSWQDAEVLGVPSDPLPSDPDWAGKAVFVDERSAHTTAPPEALWQVIEGIGGENGWYSSPVLWAIRGWMDRVVGGIGLARGRRSRARLVVGDALDFWRVEAIEPGRFLRLRAEMKVPGLAWLELRARPEAGGSRYEQRAVFFPHGLSGRLYWFAVLPFHGFIFAGMANRIAAAAETVVGSSARPTVTSPA; translated from the coding sequence ATGGACGACCTCTCCGCTCCGACCGGTCGCGAAGCGGCGCTCGTCGCCGTCGCGCGCGATGACGGCACCGCCCCCCGCGCCCTCGTCCTGGGAGCGACCGGCTACATCGGCGGACGCCTGGTGCCGCGGCTGCTCAACGCCGGCTATCGGGTGCGGGTCCTCGCGCGCGATCCGCGTCGCGTGGCCGCCTTCGCCTGGGGCGAGCGGGTCGAGATCGTGTCGGGGGATGCCGCGGATGCGACCGTCATGACAGGCGCTGCTGCCGACGTGGACGTCCTGTACTACCTCGTGCACTCGATGTCGGCGGGTCGGGGGTTCGAGACGGCCGACCGGGAGGCCGCCGAAACCGTCGCCCACGCCGCCGCCCGCGCGGGCGTCGCGCGCCTGGTGTACCTCGGTGGTCTCCATCCCGAGGGGGTGCCGCTGTCGGCGCACCTGCGGTCGCGCGTCGAGGTGGGACAGGTGTTCCTCGACAGCGGTGTGCCCACGCTCGTGCTTCAGGCGGGCGTCGTGATCGGGTCGGGTTCGGCGTCCTTCGAGATGGTCCGCCACCTCACCGACGTGCTCCCGTACATGCCCGCGCCGCGGTGGGTGCGCAACCGCATCCAGCCCATCGCGGTGCGTGACGTGCTGCACTATCTCCTCGGCGCCGCGCGCGTCGCCCCCGATGTCAATCGCGCCGTCGACATCGGCGGCCCCGATGTGCTCCGCTACGGCCAGATGATGAACGGCTACGCGCTCGAGGCCGGGCTCCCGCAGCGGGCGATCGCGGCGCTGCCGGTGCTGACGCCCCGTCTCGCCTCGCACTGGGTGAACCTCGTGACCCCCATCCCGCGCTCGATCGCGCGTCCGCTGGTGGAGTCCCTGCAGAACGAGTGCGTCATGAAGGACAACGATGTCGACGCTCTGATCCCGCGTCCCGAAGGCGGGCTGATGCCGTACCGGGAGGCGGTGGCGCGAGCTCTCGGACGGGTGGCGGAGGATGCGATCGAGACGAGCTGGCAAGACGCCGAGGTGCTCGGCGTTCCGAGCGATCCGCTCCCGAGCGACCCGGACTGGGCGGGGAAGGCGGTCTTCGTCGACGAGCGGTCAGCGCACACCACCGCCCCTCCCGAGGCGCTCTGGCAGGTCATCGAGGGGATCGGCGGCGAGAACGGGTGGTACTCCTCCCCGGTGCTCTGGGCGATCCGCGGGTGGATGGACCGTGTCGTCGGGGGTATCGGCCTGGCACGCGGGCGACGCAGCCGCGCCCGTCTGGTCGTGGGCGACGCCCTGGACTTCTGGCGTGTGGAGGCGATCGAGCCGGGAAGGTTCCTCCGCCTCCGTGCCGAGATGAAGGTGCCGGGGCTCGCGTGGCTCGAGCTGCGGGCGCGCCCCGAGGCGGGCGGCTCACGGTACGAGCAGCGCGCCGTGTTCTTCCCCCACGGCCTCTCGGGGCGCCTGTACTGGTTCGCCGTGCTTCCGTTCCACGGCTTCATCTTCGCGGGCATGGCCAATCGCATCGCCGCGGCTGCCGAGACGGTGGTGGGAAGCAGCGCCCGGCCGACCGTGACCTCGCCCGCCTGA